In one window of Helianthus annuus cultivar XRQ/B chromosome 17, HanXRQr2.0-SUNRISE, whole genome shotgun sequence DNA:
- the LOC110921062 gene encoding uncharacterized protein LOC110921062, translating into MADDTTDPSYWLNWRFFLCALWIIIAMILASILIIKYEVFNKKKTHEKDDELDVDPVGILYDDETWRTSLKALHPAWLLVYRLFAFGVMLALLIANVIIGGADVLFFYTQWTFALVTFYFGLASSHSIYGCYQYWNGINDDNINNAIIDHERGMYMAPSEGLSSQSMPINAPNHVLTRVRKTAGVSGYFFQIVFQICSGAVGLTDSVFWFIIYPFLTPAEYSLSFLDVTMHSVNAVLLLVDIFLNRLRFPFFRLAYFGLWTCVFVVFQWIVHAFVSMWWPYSFLDLSSPYAPIWYLGVGLIHLPAYGIFALIVRGKQLLLSRLHDMHGA; encoded by the exons ATGGCTGATGATACGACCGACCCAAGTTACTGGTTGAACTGGAGGTTTTTCCTCTGTGCATTATGGATCATAATTGCTATGATACTAGCATCAATCTTAATAATCAAATATGAAGTTTTCAACAAGAAGAAAACTCATGAAAAAGACGATGAGCTTGATGTGGACCCCGTCGGGATTTTGTATGACGATGAAACCTGGAGGACTTCTTTGAAAGCACTCCATCCCGCCTGGCTGCTTGTTTACAGATTATTTGCATTTGGTGTGATGTTGGCATTACTTATTGCTAATGTGATTATTGGTGGAGCTGACGTACTATTCTTTTACACTCA GTGGACATTTGCTTTGGTCACTTTCTACTTTGGG CTTGCATCTTCACACTCAATTTACGGGTGTTACCAATATTGGAACGGAATTAATGATGATAATATCAATAACGCCATTATAGACCACGAACGAGGCATGTACATGGCTCCCTCTGAAGGCTTGAGCTCCCAAAGCATGCCCATTAATGCACCTAATCATGTTTTAACCCGTGTTAGAAAGACTGCTGGTGTATCGGGATATTTCTTTCAAATAGTCTTTCAG ATATGCTCAGGTGCTGTTGGACTCACTGATAGCGTGTTTTGGTTCATAATTTATCCATTTCTTACTCCTGCAGAGTACAGTTTAAGCTTC TTGGATGTCACCATGCATTCTGTCAATGCTGTTCTGCTCCTTGTTGATATATTTCTAAATCGCCTG CGCTTCCCGTTCTTTCGTTTGGCTTATTTTGGTCTGTGGACATGCGTATTTGTCGTTTTCCAGTGGATCGTTCATGCATTTGTATCGATGTG GTGGCCATATTCTTTCCTTGATTTATCATCTCCATACGCTCCCATTTG GTATTTAGGAGTGGGATTAATTCATCTTCCAGCCTATGGCATCTTTGCGCTCATAGTTAGGGGAAAACAACTTTTATTGTCGAGACTTCATGACATGCATGGAGCATGA
- the LOC118488794 gene encoding uncharacterized protein LOC118488794: MWEVFKQVKINLPLLEAIKQVPAYAKFIKELCTQKRQQKVPKLVDLKERVSTVLKGDLPPKLQDPGTPFINIQVGNFQTARALLDLGAGVSILPGGLYDQYDFGPLKRVETTVVLADLSHKLPRGIVRDVIVKVDEFYYPVDFLVLDYSSADPIQQQNIILGRPFLNTAHAVIDCRYGTVDMTFGNRKMRLNVFTNGTNVYDECFVANFIDEYDPKEFEEEILGSCFRGVSLQVHACDLEKEEKEQEALAVKEGRPPWTHQTDTLPVEIDSGTKPSLECPPSVELKELPKHLKYVFLGDNDTLPVIIASNLEVAQEEELIRVLKAHKAAIGWTIADLKGISPSIVMHKIITSEDAKPTRETQRRLNPNLREVVKKEVIKWLDAGIIYPISNSAWVSPTQVVPKKSGIQEQLVKAPILQPPDWSKPFEIMCDASDTTIGAVLGQRVDKKPVVIVYSDHSAVRYLMEKKDAKPRLIRWVLLLQEFDLEIRDKKGCENVVADHLSRILLEGVDDPSEINERFPDEQLLAVSTFVAPWYAHYVNYLAKGAILNHWTKKRRQQFLCQVKQYIWDEPDLFKIGPDQTVRTDRKDWSSKLDDALWAYRTAYKTPIGTTPYRMVYGKGCHLPMELAHRAHWAIKTVNADYDEAGRTRKLQLNEIEEIRDEAYECASAYKDKLKKVHDAKIRKKNFEVGQKVWLYN; the protein is encoded by the exons atgtgggaggttTTTAAACAGGTTAAAATCAATCTTCCTTTGCTTGAAGCTATTAAACAGGTACCCGCTTACGCGAAGTTTATAAAAGAATTGTGTACccaaaagaggcaacaaaaagtgcctaaattggttGATTTGAAGGAGCGGGTAAGCACGGTTTTAAAAGGAGATCTTCCTCCTAAgttacaagatccgggaacgcctTTTATAAATATTCAAGTAGGAAATTTTCAAACTGCAAGGGCgttattggatcttggagccggagtaagtatcTTACCGGGGGGGTTATacgaccaatatgattttggtccattgaaaCGGGTTGAGACAACGGTGGTAttagccgatttgtctcataaacttcctCGGGGGATTGTACGGGATGTGATAGTTAAggttgatgagttttattatccCGTGGACTTTCTTGTGCTAGactactcatccgcggacccaattcaacaacaaaatattattttgggtcGGCCGTTTTTAAACACCGCACATGCCGTTATTgattgtcgatatggtacggtcgacatgacattcggtaatagaaaGATGAGATTAAACGTTTTTACTAATGGTACTAATGTTTATGATGAGTGTTTTGTAGCAAACTTCATAGATGAATATGACCCAAAGGAGTTCGAGGAAGAGATTTTGGGTTCTTGTTTTCGTGGTGTGTCTTTGCAGGTGCACGCATGTGATTtggaaaaagaagagaaagagcaaGAGGCTCTTGCGGTAAAAGAAGGAAGACCGCCATGGACTCACCAAACGGATACTCTACCGGTGGAAATTGATTCGGGCACAAAGCCTTCCTTGGAATGTCCACCAAGTGTGGAATTGAAAGAGCTACCAAAGCATCTAAAATATGTATTTTTGGGGGacaatgacactttaccggtgatCATTGCTTCTAATTTGGAGGTAGCTCAAGAGGAGGAGTTGATACGGGTGTTGAAGGCTCACAAGGCAGCAATTGGGTGGACAATAGCTGATTTAAAGGGTATTAGTCCTTCCATTGTAATGCACAAAATCATTACAAGTGAGGATGCAAAGCCGACACGGGAAACACAAAGAAGGTTAAACCCGAATCTGAGAGAGGTGGTAAAGAAAGAAGTTATCAAGTGGTTGGATGCAGGGATCATATATCCCATTTCGAACAGTGCGTGGGTAAGTCCAACTCAGGTAGTGCCTAAAAAGTCGGGCATTCAG GAACAATTGGTGAAGGCTCCTATCTTGCAGCCACCGGATTGGTCGAAGCCgtttgaaattatgtgtgatgctagtGATACGACCATTGGAGCGGTTTTGGGTCAAAGAGTTGATAAGAAGCCGGTG GTGATTGTGTATTCGGATCATAGCGCGGTCCGATATCTaatggaaaagaaggatgcaaagcctcggttgattcgttgggtgctttTGTTACAAGAATTCGATCTCGAAATTCGGGACAAGAAAGggtgtgaaaatgttgttgcggatcatttgtccAGAATCCTGTTGGAAGGTGTTGATGACCCGAGCGAGATTAATGAACGGTTTCCCGATGAACAATTGTTAGCCGTTTCTACTTTTGTTGCACCTTGGTACGCCCATTATGTGAATTATTTGGCTAAGGGTGCAATTCTGAATCATTGGACGAAGAAGAGACGACAACAATTTCTATGTCAAGTTAAGCAAtatatttgggatgaaccggatttGTTCAAAATTGGACCCGACCAA acggtaagaacggatcGAAAAGATTGGTCAAGTAAACTTGATGATGCGTTGTGGGCATATCGAACGGCCTACAAAACTCCAATTGGAACCACCCCTTATCGGATGGTGTATGGGAAGGGGTGTCATTTACCAATGGAGTTAGCACATCGAGCGCATTGGGCCATTAAAACTGTTAATGCGGATTATGACGAAGCGGGTCGAACAAGGAAGTTGCAATTGAATGAGATCGAGGAGATAAGAGATGAAGCTTATGAATGTGCTTCCGCATATAAAGACAAACTGAAGAAAGTTCATGATGCAAAAATAAGGAAAAAGAACttcgaagtgggtcaaaaggtgtggttgTACAATTAG